The following proteins come from a genomic window of Streptomyces liliiviolaceus:
- a CDS encoding nucleotidyltransferase domain-containing protein → MTADDVLSVLAVLREEAVDVWVGGGWGIDALVREQTREHRDLDLMHRTDQEETVVAALAKAGFAETVDWRPVRFVVTDPRGREIDLHPLAFAPDGSAVQASLDPHRPFVYPAECFVSGTIRETAVPCLSAEQQVYFHQGYEPADHDRHDMAQLRRVFGVATHF, encoded by the coding sequence ATGACCGCTGACGACGTACTGTCCGTGCTCGCCGTGCTGCGTGAGGAAGCCGTCGACGTCTGGGTGGGCGGAGGGTGGGGCATCGACGCTCTCGTCCGGGAGCAGACTCGTGAGCACCGTGACCTGGACCTGATGCACCGCACGGACCAGGAGGAGACCGTCGTGGCGGCCCTCGCGAAGGCAGGATTCGCCGAGACGGTGGACTGGCGTCCCGTGCGGTTCGTGGTCACGGACCCGCGCGGTCGCGAGATCGACCTGCACCCGCTGGCCTTCGCGCCGGACGGGTCCGCGGTGCAGGCCTCCCTGGACCCGCACCGCCCGTTCGTCTATCCCGCCGAGTGTTTCGTCAGCGGCACGATCCGGGAGACCGCCGTCCCGTGTCTGTCGGCCGAGCAGCAGGTCTACTTCCACCAGGGGTACGAGCCTGCCGACCACGACCGTCACGACATGGCTCAGCTACGGCGGGTCTTCGGCGTCGCCACCCACTTCTGA
- a CDS encoding carbohydrate ABC transporter permease, with protein MSTRTLISPAQLARPRGKALYWVAFALVVVLFTLAFLGPLYWMVTSGLKTTQEAVQTPPTWVPGSVHAENYKRAWEVMDLAKLLMNTLYYAFGALAFQLVLDVAAAYSLSKLRPVLGKMILGLMLATLMIPATVLVVPQYLTALDVPIVERNLLNSPWAIWLPSVTNAFNIFLLKRFFDSIPKELLDAASMDGAGPLRVLWSIVLPVSRPILGVVSIFAVVGVWKDFLWPMLVLPDPSKQTLAVGIYSLATSVPENVLIASLTIASLPTLILFLIFQRNIMSGLTAGGLKG; from the coding sequence ATGTCCACTCGCACGCTGATCTCGCCCGCCCAACTGGCCCGCCCGCGCGGCAAGGCCCTGTACTGGGTGGCCTTCGCGCTCGTCGTCGTCCTGTTCACGCTGGCCTTCCTCGGCCCGCTGTACTGGATGGTGACCAGCGGGCTCAAGACCACCCAGGAAGCCGTCCAGACCCCGCCCACCTGGGTGCCCGGCTCCGTCCACGCGGAGAACTACAAGCGGGCCTGGGAGGTGATGGACCTCGCCAAACTCCTGATGAACACCCTCTACTACGCGTTCGGCGCACTCGCCTTCCAGCTGGTGCTCGACGTCGCCGCCGCCTACTCGCTGTCCAAACTGCGGCCCGTACTCGGCAAGATGATCCTCGGCCTGATGCTCGCCACCCTGATGATCCCGGCGACCGTCCTCGTCGTACCGCAGTACCTCACCGCGCTGGACGTGCCGATCGTCGAACGCAACCTGCTCAACTCGCCCTGGGCGATCTGGCTCCCGTCGGTCACCAACGCCTTCAACATCTTCCTGCTCAAGCGGTTCTTCGACTCGATCCCCAAGGAACTGCTCGACGCGGCCTCCATGGACGGCGCGGGACCCCTGCGCGTCCTGTGGTCCATCGTGCTGCCCGTCTCCCGGCCCATCCTCGGCGTGGTGTCCATCTTCGCCGTCGTCGGCGTCTGGAAGGACTTCCTCTGGCCGATGCTGGTCCTGCCCGACCCGTCGAAACAGACCCTCGCCGTCGGCATCTACTCCCTGGCGACGAGCGTGCCCGAGAACGTCCTGATCGCCTCCCTGACCATCGCGTCCCTGCCCACGCTCATCCTCTTCCTCATCTTCCAGCGCAACATCATGAGCGGACTGACGGCCGGCGGCCTCAAGGGCTGA
- a CDS encoding sensor histidine kinase: protein MHGVFFVLLATSLTRYVQRHADDPRAPWVIALAVVLAVLYALDSVLTDGTPLSSGPGAWPPAPRLIRLGAVVATWAVLVVGAPSLAWVAVPLFYAALRALPPVAAYLLVAFLTLLVVSAQLALAPRFSLDLVVGPVAVATLATAVFVHMRRQAARQRALIDDLIGTRRELAATERREGVLAERQRLSMEIHDTLAQGLSSQQMLLQAALRTWDTDLTKAREHVRTATTVTEHNLAEARRFVHDLAPADLARGGGLEAALRALAARESGAGLSVRVHIDDDGDGDGGGSGGGRTVPLPDRAQSALLRIAQGALANVREHSGARATALTLTRLDDQVVLDVADNGRGFDPAAVTDAPSGERGHGIRAMRARVRQLGGTLTIESTPGEGAVLTATVPVAPHTEEPPR from the coding sequence ATGCACGGCGTCTTCTTCGTGCTGCTGGCCACCTCCCTGACCCGTTACGTCCAGCGCCACGCCGACGATCCGCGCGCTCCCTGGGTGATCGCTCTGGCCGTCGTACTGGCGGTCCTCTACGCGCTCGACAGCGTCCTGACCGACGGGACACCTCTGTCGAGCGGCCCCGGCGCATGGCCACCTGCTCCACGGCTGATCCGGCTGGGGGCGGTCGTGGCCACCTGGGCGGTGCTCGTCGTCGGCGCGCCGAGTCTCGCGTGGGTGGCGGTGCCGCTGTTCTACGCCGCGCTACGCGCCCTGCCGCCCGTCGCCGCGTACCTCCTCGTCGCGTTCCTCACGCTCCTCGTCGTCTCCGCGCAGCTCGCGCTGGCGCCGCGGTTCAGCCTCGACCTGGTCGTCGGGCCCGTGGCCGTCGCCACCCTCGCCACCGCGGTCTTCGTGCACATGCGGCGGCAGGCGGCCCGACAGCGCGCCCTCATCGACGACCTGATCGGCACCCGCCGGGAGCTGGCGGCCACCGAGCGCCGCGAGGGTGTCCTCGCCGAGCGCCAGCGGCTGTCCATGGAGATCCACGACACCCTCGCCCAGGGGCTGTCCAGCCAGCAGATGCTGCTCCAGGCCGCTCTGCGGACCTGGGACACCGACCTGACCAAGGCCCGCGAGCACGTCCGTACCGCCACGACCGTCACCGAGCACAACCTCGCCGAGGCGCGCCGTTTCGTGCACGACCTGGCGCCCGCCGATCTCGCCAGGGGCGGCGGCCTCGAAGCCGCGCTGCGCGCGCTCGCGGCGCGCGAGTCCGGCGCGGGGCTGAGCGTCCGCGTGCACATCGACGACGACGGTGACGGTGACGGCGGTGGCAGTGGTGGCGGACGTACGGTGCCTCTGCCCGACCGCGCGCAGTCCGCGCTCCTGCGGATCGCGCAGGGCGCGCTGGCCAATGTCCGGGAGCACTCGGGCGCCAGGGCCACCGCGCTCACGCTCACCCGGCTCGACGACCAGGTGGTCCTGGACGTCGCCGACAACGGGCGCGGGTTCGATCCCGCCGCCGTCACCGATGCGCCGTCCGGCGAGCGCGGACACGGGATCCGGGCGATGCGGGCACGGGTACGGCAGCTCGGTGGCACGCTGACCATCGAGTCCACGCCGGGGGAGGGCGCCGTACTGACCGCAACCGTCCCGGTCGCCCCGCACACCGAGGAGCCGCCGCGATGA
- a CDS encoding GlcG/HbpS family heme-binding protein, which yields MKHVKKVSRRTRVVTGGALVAAVTLGGFGAYSASATSPEPAAQAAVKADASNKNLTQSTRLTVDAASRAAQAALDAARKDNQRVSVAVVDRDGNTVVTLHGDGAGPQSYESAVKKAYTAVSWNAPTSELAKRLEQAPNLKDIPGTLFLAGGAPVSVKGAPIAGVGVAGAPSGDLDEKYARAGVTALDK from the coding sequence ATGAAGCACGTCAAGAAGGTCTCCCGCCGTACCCGCGTCGTCACCGGTGGCGCCCTCGTCGCCGCCGTCACCCTCGGCGGCTTCGGCGCCTACTCGGCCAGCGCCACTTCGCCGGAGCCCGCCGCGCAGGCAGCGGTGAAGGCCGACGCCTCGAACAAGAACCTGACGCAGTCCACCCGCCTCACGGTCGACGCCGCGAGCCGGGCCGCGCAGGCGGCGCTCGACGCGGCGCGCAAGGACAACCAGCGCGTCTCCGTCGCCGTCGTCGACCGCGACGGCAACACCGTGGTGACCCTGCACGGCGACGGCGCAGGACCGCAGTCGTACGAATCCGCCGTGAAGAAGGCGTACACGGCGGTGTCGTGGAACGCGCCCACCTCCGAGCTGGCCAAGCGCCTGGAGCAGGCCCCGAACCTGAAGGACATCCCGGGCACCCTGTTCCTCGCGGGCGGTGCGCCGGTCAGCGTGAAGGGTGCGCCGATCGCGGGCGTCGGCGTGGCGGGCGCGCCGTCCGGCGACCTCGACGAGAAGTACGCCCGGGCGGGAGTCACGGCGCTGGACAAGTAG
- a CDS encoding glycoside hydrolase family 13 protein, translated as MAAPQPVTPPGHTDDWWRGAAIYQVYPRSFADGDGDGTGDLAGVRSRLPYLAELGVDAIWFTPWYLSPLADGGYDVADYRVIDPAFGDLAEAEQLIAEARALGIRTIVDIVPNHVSDQHAWFRAALAAGPGSPERKLFHFRPGRGEHGELPPNDWPSQFSGQTWTRVEDGEWYLHLFTPQQPDLNWAHPAVREEHEEVLRFWFERGVAGVRIDSAALPAKDPDLPEFVEGRDPHPYIDRDDLHEIYRSWRRIADEYGGVFVGEVWLPDSERFARYLRPDELHTAFNFSFLSCPWDAERLRAAIDDTLAEHAPVGAPATWVLCNHDVTRTVTRYGRQDTGFDFATKTYDTPTDLRLGTRRARAAALLTLALPGSVYLYQGEELGLPEAEIPRDRIQDPMHFRSGGTDPGRDGCRVPLPWKADAPYAGFGSAVEPWLPQPEGWAAYAADHQTDDPDSMLSLYRAALELRRADPALGDGPLRWLPSAGGVLTFRRSPDLTCVVNLADGPAALPEHTEVLLSSGPLDADGRLPSDTAVWLRS; from the coding sequence GTGGCAGCCCCTCAGCCCGTAACGCCCCCCGGACACACCGACGACTGGTGGCGCGGTGCCGCCATCTACCAGGTGTATCCGCGCAGCTTCGCCGACGGCGACGGTGACGGCACCGGGGACCTCGCGGGCGTCCGGTCGAGATTGCCCTACCTCGCCGAACTGGGCGTCGACGCGATCTGGTTCACCCCCTGGTACCTGTCCCCGCTCGCCGACGGCGGCTACGACGTCGCCGACTACCGTGTCATCGACCCGGCCTTCGGAGACCTGGCCGAGGCGGAACAACTCATCGCCGAGGCCCGCGCGCTGGGCATCCGCACCATCGTGGACATCGTGCCCAACCACGTCTCCGACCAGCACGCCTGGTTCCGGGCCGCACTCGCCGCCGGACCCGGCAGCCCCGAACGCAAGCTCTTCCACTTCCGCCCCGGCCGCGGCGAACACGGCGAACTCCCGCCCAATGACTGGCCCTCGCAGTTCTCCGGCCAGACCTGGACCCGGGTCGAGGACGGCGAGTGGTACCTGCATCTGTTCACCCCGCAGCAGCCCGACCTCAACTGGGCCCATCCCGCAGTGCGGGAGGAGCACGAGGAGGTGCTGCGGTTCTGGTTCGAGCGCGGAGTGGCGGGCGTGCGCATCGATTCCGCCGCACTGCCCGCCAAGGACCCCGACCTGCCCGAGTTCGTGGAGGGCCGCGACCCCCACCCGTACATCGACCGGGACGACCTGCACGAGATCTACCGCTCCTGGCGGCGCATCGCCGACGAGTACGGCGGTGTCTTCGTCGGTGAGGTGTGGCTGCCCGACTCCGAGCGCTTCGCGCGCTACCTGCGCCCCGACGAACTGCACACCGCCTTCAACTTCAGCTTCCTGTCCTGCCCCTGGGACGCGGAGAGGCTGCGCGCGGCCATCGACGACACCCTCGCCGAACACGCCCCCGTCGGCGCGCCGGCCACCTGGGTGCTGTGCAACCACGACGTCACCCGCACGGTCACCCGCTATGGGCGTCAGGACACCGGCTTCGACTTCGCCACCAAGACCTACGACACACCGACGGACCTGCGGCTCGGCACCCGCAGGGCACGCGCCGCCGCTCTGCTCACCCTCGCCCTGCCCGGCTCCGTCTACCTCTACCAGGGCGAGGAACTGGGCCTGCCGGAAGCGGAGATCCCCCGGGACCGCATCCAGGACCCGATGCACTTCCGCTCCGGCGGCACCGACCCGGGCCGCGACGGCTGCCGGGTCCCGCTGCCCTGGAAGGCCGACGCGCCGTACGCGGGATTCGGCTCGGCGGTCGAACCCTGGCTGCCCCAGCCCGAGGGCTGGGCCGCCTACGCCGCCGACCACCAGACCGACGACCCCGACTCCATGCTCAGCCTCTACCGGGCCGCACTGGAACTGCGCCGCGCAGACCCGGCCCTCGGCGACGGCCCCCTGCGATGGCTGCCCTCCGCCGGCGGCGTCCTGACCTTCCGCCGCTCTCCGGACCTCACCTGCGTGGTGAACCTGGCGGACGGCCCGGCCGCCCTGCCGGAGCACACGGAGGTGCTCCTCTCCAGCGGACCACTGGACGCCGACGGCAGGCTGCCCTCCGACACGGCGGTGTGGCTGCGGAGTTGA
- a CDS encoding carbohydrate ABC transporter permease, with the protein MSAPTLTKDPAVKDRRPRKPRTRAPHLPDGGFGKTLRRNLTAHGFLIGAVLCFAFFSWYPIVREFLLAFQKTEDGDVSWVGWDNFVTVWNDPAFGQAWRNTLWFTVLALLLGFVVPFVTALIINEFRHGQGYLRLLVYLPVMLPPTASVLLFKYLYDPGYGMFNEILGVFGVPAQQWLQDPDTAMLSVVVASTWMNMGGATLIYLAALQGVPGELYEAAELDGAGLFRKVWHVTVPQTRLILLLMLLMQIIATMQVFIEPFLLTGGAGPEGSTTTVVYLIYQYAFNFNNYGAAAALGLVLLVLLAGFSAVYTKLNRADQD; encoded by the coding sequence ATGTCGGCCCCCACCCTCACCAAGGACCCGGCAGTCAAGGACCGCCGTCCCCGCAAGCCCCGCACGAGGGCGCCGCACCTCCCGGACGGCGGGTTCGGCAAGACCCTGCGCCGCAACCTCACCGCCCACGGCTTCCTCATCGGAGCGGTGCTGTGCTTCGCCTTCTTCTCCTGGTACCCGATCGTCCGGGAGTTCCTCCTCGCCTTCCAGAAGACCGAGGACGGCGACGTCAGCTGGGTGGGCTGGGACAACTTCGTCACCGTCTGGAACGACCCGGCCTTCGGCCAGGCCTGGCGCAACACCCTGTGGTTCACGGTGCTGGCCCTGCTCCTCGGCTTCGTGGTCCCGTTCGTCACCGCCCTGATCATCAATGAGTTCCGGCACGGCCAGGGCTACCTGAGGTTGCTGGTCTACCTGCCGGTGATGCTCCCGCCGACCGCGTCGGTCCTGCTCTTCAAGTACCTGTACGACCCCGGGTACGGCATGTTCAACGAGATACTCGGCGTCTTCGGCGTCCCCGCCCAGCAGTGGCTCCAGGACCCGGACACCGCGATGCTCTCCGTGGTCGTCGCCTCGACCTGGATGAACATGGGCGGCGCGACACTCATCTACCTCGCCGCGCTCCAGGGCGTACCCGGCGAGCTGTACGAGGCCGCCGAACTCGACGGCGCGGGACTGTTCCGCAAGGTCTGGCACGTCACCGTCCCGCAGACCCGGCTCATCCTGCTGCTGATGCTCCTCATGCAGATCATCGCCACCATGCAGGTCTTCATCGAGCCGTTCCTGCTCACCGGCGGCGCAGGACCCGAGGGCTCCACCACCACCGTCGTCTACCTGATCTACCAGTACGCCTTCAACTTCAACAACTACGGGGCCGCGGCGGCGCTCGGCCTGGTCCTGCTCGTCCTGCTGGCCGGCTTCTCGGCCGTCTACACCAAACTCAACCGCGCCGACCAGGACTAG
- a CDS encoding ABC transporter substrate-binding protein, with product MRRARFRRTRRVGAVTLASALTLTALAACGTSSSGDDGDNGSGNGAKADPAAPLDPKTKVSISIDCMPPAAKAAELKQWNEDVKEFNKKYPNVTINGRSTPGQCLEPPRFTAMLKAKSQPDVFYTYFTDLPQVLDNDGAQDITAYVNDKSVPLLKDIDPDVLGSLKKDDKLYGLPTSNYRMGLLINRKLFKEAGLDPDAPPKTWDEVRSAAKKIADLGGGVAGFGEYSAANTGGWHFTAQMYSLGGDVVDASGKKAAFNDATGKQVAENLHAMRWDDDSMGKTQLLKWGDLQKQIATDKLGMFLAAPDDVTYMVQQLGAKYENFGMGPIPGGENTLAGGNNYMIKQGISADKVKASIAWLNFKFTTVGKGQYDWQRSKADDLPVGLPQPNLWLNGSKSKDDAARKEFATMPVENFKAFTDTPVPGKAEPPKAQEIYKVLDNVMSGILTNKDADIDKLLSTAESQVNQVLATQ from the coding sequence ATGAGAAGAGCTCGGTTCCGCCGCACCCGCCGCGTCGGCGCGGTCACCCTCGCTTCCGCGCTCACGCTGACGGCACTCGCCGCCTGCGGCACGAGCAGCAGCGGCGACGACGGCGACAACGGCTCCGGCAACGGCGCGAAAGCCGATCCCGCCGCACCGCTGGACCCGAAGACGAAGGTGTCCATCTCCATCGACTGCATGCCCCCCGCGGCGAAGGCGGCCGAGCTCAAGCAGTGGAACGAGGACGTCAAGGAGTTCAACAAGAAGTACCCGAACGTCACGATCAACGGACGTTCCACGCCGGGCCAGTGTCTGGAGCCGCCGCGCTTCACCGCGATGCTCAAGGCGAAGTCCCAGCCCGACGTGTTCTACACCTACTTCACCGACCTGCCCCAGGTCCTCGACAACGACGGCGCCCAGGACATCACCGCGTACGTCAACGACAAGAGCGTCCCGCTGCTCAAGGACATCGACCCCGACGTCCTGGGCTCGCTGAAGAAGGACGACAAGCTCTACGGCCTGCCCACCAGCAACTACCGTATGGGCCTGCTCATCAACCGCAAGCTCTTCAAGGAGGCCGGCCTCGACCCGGACGCCCCGCCGAAGACCTGGGACGAGGTCCGCAGCGCGGCCAAGAAGATTGCAGACCTCGGCGGCGGTGTCGCCGGATTCGGCGAGTACAGCGCGGCCAACACCGGCGGCTGGCACTTCACCGCGCAGATGTACAGCCTCGGCGGCGATGTCGTCGACGCGAGCGGCAAGAAGGCCGCCTTCAACGACGCGACCGGCAAGCAGGTCGCCGAGAACCTGCACGCCATGCGCTGGGACGACGACTCCATGGGCAAGACCCAGCTGCTGAAGTGGGGCGACCTCCAGAAGCAGATCGCCACCGACAAGCTGGGCATGTTCCTCGCCGCGCCCGACGACGTCACGTACATGGTCCAGCAACTCGGCGCCAAGTACGAGAACTTCGGCATGGGACCCATCCCGGGCGGTGAGAACACCCTCGCCGGCGGCAACAACTACATGATCAAGCAGGGTATTTCGGCCGACAAGGTCAAGGCCTCCATCGCCTGGCTGAACTTCAAGTTCACCACGGTCGGCAAGGGCCAGTACGACTGGCAGCGCTCCAAGGCGGACGACCTGCCCGTGGGGCTCCCGCAGCCCAACCTGTGGCTGAACGGCTCCAAGTCCAAGGACGACGCGGCCCGCAAGGAGTTCGCCACCATGCCGGTGGAGAACTTCAAGGCGTTCACCGACACCCCGGTCCCGGGCAAGGCCGAACCGCCGAAGGCCCAGGAGATCTACAAGGTCCTCGACAACGTCATGTCGGGCATCCTCACCAACAAGGACGCCGACATCGACAAGCTCCTGTCCACCGCCGAGTCCCAGGTCAACCAGGTTCTCGCCACCCAGTGA
- a CDS encoding LacI family DNA-binding transcriptional regulator — protein MTRRLAQVAKKVGVSEATVSRVLNGKPGVSDSTRQSVLTALDVLGYERPTQLRGERARLVGLVLPELQNPIFPLFAEVIGGALAQQGLTPVLCTQTKGGVSEADYVELLLQQHVSGVVFAGGGLFAQADAPHDHYRQLAERRIPVVLINAPIEGLDFPCVSCDDAVAVEQAWRHLTLLGHERIGVVLGPSDHIPSRRKLAAARAAAEAAGGSLPDAYVERSMFSLEGGQAATARLLDRGVTGVVCASDPLALGAIRAARRRGLAVPEQVSVVGYDDSAFMNCTEPPLTTVRQPVEAMGRAAVDLLCAQIQGAEVQPGELLFEPELVVRGSTTQAPRG, from the coding sequence ATGACGCGACGACTTGCTCAGGTAGCCAAGAAGGTTGGAGTCAGCGAGGCCACGGTCAGCCGGGTCCTCAACGGCAAGCCCGGAGTGTCGGACAGCACCCGGCAGTCCGTGCTCACCGCGCTGGACGTCCTCGGTTACGAGCGTCCCACGCAGCTGCGCGGCGAGCGGGCGCGTCTGGTCGGCCTGGTCCTGCCCGAACTGCAGAACCCGATCTTCCCCCTGTTCGCCGAGGTCATCGGCGGCGCGCTGGCCCAGCAGGGGCTCACCCCGGTGCTGTGCACCCAGACCAAGGGCGGCGTCTCCGAGGCGGACTACGTGGAGCTGCTGCTCCAACAGCACGTCTCCGGCGTGGTGTTCGCGGGCGGCGGCCTGTTCGCCCAGGCCGACGCGCCGCACGACCACTACCGGCAGCTCGCCGAACGGCGCATCCCGGTCGTGCTCATCAACGCCCCGATCGAGGGGCTCGACTTCCCGTGCGTCTCCTGCGACGACGCCGTCGCGGTGGAGCAGGCGTGGCGCCACCTCACCCTGCTCGGGCACGAGCGCATCGGCGTGGTCCTCGGCCCGAGCGACCACATCCCCTCCCGGCGCAAGCTGGCGGCGGCCCGGGCCGCCGCAGAGGCGGCCGGCGGGTCCCTGCCCGACGCGTACGTGGAGCGGTCGATGTTCTCCCTGGAGGGCGGCCAGGCGGCCACCGCCCGCCTGCTGGACCGGGGCGTCACCGGTGTCGTGTGCGCCAGCGACCCGCTCGCCCTCGGGGCCATCCGCGCCGCCCGCAGGCGGGGCCTGGCGGTGCCCGAGCAGGTCTCGGTCGTCGGCTACGACGACTCCGCCTTCATGAACTGCACCGAGCCCCCGCTGACCACGGTCCGCCAGCCCGTCGAGGCCATGGGGCGGGCCGCCGTGGACCTGCTGTGCGCCCAGATCCAGGGCGCCGAAGTGCAGCCCGGCGAGCTGCTGTTCGAGCCGGAACTGGTGGTCCGCGGCTCGACGACGCAGGCGCCGCGGGGCTAG